A DNA window from Candidatus Latescibacterota bacterium contains the following coding sequences:
- a CDS encoding O-antigen ligase family protein — MAYVFTVVFAFFAIFQPGVLWPATASSRPLFLAAFLALIGWGLSARSSMPLKPKPTLGYFITGFVVAQILSVLQLFYIPYVIETTIRWGTFALGYFLISSQIRSAARLKVLWGAILIATTWLAAQAAWVYHTQPFTHPQLNGGRLASYGAYSGANDLALIVVCSWPLFFKFIDLNRKLVFKLMMIVPLLLLIYVDLRTLSRAGLIGLSMVMGLSLLRGRSLGRLGRWGLIVPAVIVVFIVGSKLLLTRSDAKDFSGQDESVQHRLDAWYAGLQMLKSSPLIGVGSDRFPELSDDFGAGLKIQAHNTIVKVFAESGFFGGICYLGIIFTTFSHLWRNWRRFSKIKPDGPELFYAEALGISLMGFFFNTQFSVKAHEWFLYFVVASTTSLDHLYQREMLIYALKVEKAAALIAGSGTPDAKSA; from the coding sequence GTGGCCTACGTCTTCACCGTCGTGTTCGCGTTCTTCGCGATCTTCCAGCCCGGCGTTCTCTGGCCGGCGACGGCCTCGTCGCGCCCGCTGTTCCTGGCGGCCTTCCTCGCGCTGATCGGCTGGGGCCTTTCCGCGCGCTCGTCGATGCCGCTCAAGCCCAAGCCGACCCTGGGCTACTTTATCACCGGCTTCGTCGTCGCTCAAATCCTGTCGGTGCTCCAGCTCTTCTACATCCCCTACGTGATCGAGACGACCATCCGCTGGGGCACCTTCGCGCTGGGCTACTTCCTCATCTCGAGCCAGATCCGGAGCGCCGCCCGGCTCAAGGTGCTCTGGGGAGCGATCCTCATCGCCACGACCTGGCTGGCCGCGCAGGCGGCCTGGGTATACCACACCCAGCCCTTCACCCACCCGCAGCTCAACGGCGGGCGCCTGGCCAGCTACGGCGCCTACAGCGGCGCCAACGACCTGGCGCTGATCGTGGTCTGCTCCTGGCCGCTATTCTTCAAGTTCATCGACCTCAACCGCAAGCTCGTCTTCAAGCTCATGATGATCGTGCCGCTGCTGCTGCTCATCTACGTCGACCTGCGCACGCTCAGCCGGGCGGGCCTGATCGGCCTGTCCATGGTCATGGGGCTGTCGCTGCTCCGCGGCCGCTCGCTGGGACGGCTCGGCCGCTGGGGCCTGATCGTGCCTGCTGTGATCGTGGTGTTCATCGTGGGCAGCAAGCTGCTGCTCACGCGCTCGGACGCCAAGGACTTCAGCGGGCAGGACGAGAGCGTCCAGCACCGCCTGGACGCCTGGTACGCGGGCCTGCAGATGCTCAAGAGCAGCCCGCTGATCGGCGTGGGTTCGGACCGCTTCCCGGAGCTGTCCGACGACTTCGGCGCGGGCCTGAAGATCCAGGCCCACAACACCATCGTGAAGGTCTTCGCCGAGAGCGGGTTCTTCGGCGGTATTTGCTACCTCGGGATCATCTTCACCACTTTCAGCCACCTCTGGCGCAACTGGCGGCGCTTCAGCAAGATAAAACCCGACGGCCCCGAACTCTTCTACGCGGAGGCCCTGGGCATCTCGCTGATGGGCTTCTTCTTCAACACCCAGTTCTCGGTGAAGGCCCACGAGTGGTTCCTCTACTTCGTGGTGGCGTCCACCACGTCGCTGGACCATCTGTACCAGCGGGAGATGCTGATCTACGCGCTGAAGGTGGAGAAGGCGGCGGCGCTGATCGCGGGCAGCGGGACGCCGGATGCGAAGTCTGCGTAA
- a CDS encoding DUF362 domain-containing protein, which produces MMSRQHDYDREHEKIGYQPTAEQIAQYSRRDFLKISALAGAGAYGALSLPGLGVVPSAWGAPAANRVVRVHCGTMQDWNFSDPAFYNYVKQPVYDDMFARGITSLTGRQNVVQAWSELLVGYQPGDKIAIKLNLNSYDENANQTVEMAYAVIESLKQFGVQASDMKVFDVVRKFPDYWRNRWSSDVQYVNNVGVDWDGNATVYFPAIDTSHRFPSVLSQCDHLIVLGLQKGHKGYITGSMKNHFGSQELPADLHISRYDNICTLANSPFVKGKTRLIVVEAAFMTWDHEGHPFEETYATDLFPVGVSGHSSPNFMMFGTNMVVIDSLLGDIQNHERAARGEVQWSNDYIDMAAAAPYNIGPREEGTIVSNASGWSAVDLRYNTYDYVSFSLPPVTRKEIDALNLRLRAGSIHWSQLQHLVERYNAQL; this is translated from the coding sequence ATGATGTCCAGACAGCACGATTACGATCGCGAGCACGAGAAGATCGGCTACCAGCCGACCGCCGAGCAGATCGCCCAGTACAGCCGGCGCGACTTCCTCAAGATCAGCGCGCTCGCGGGCGCGGGGGCCTACGGCGCCCTGTCCCTGCCCGGCCTGGGCGTCGTGCCCTCGGCCTGGGGCGCGCCGGCGGCCAACCGGGTCGTGCGCGTGCACTGCGGCACCATGCAGGACTGGAATTTCAGCGATCCCGCCTTCTACAACTACGTCAAGCAGCCCGTCTACGACGACATGTTCGCGCGCGGCATCACCTCGCTGACCGGCCGCCAGAACGTGGTGCAGGCCTGGTCCGAGCTGCTGGTGGGCTATCAGCCCGGCGACAAGATCGCCATCAAGCTGAACCTGAACAGCTACGACGAGAATGCGAACCAGACGGTCGAGATGGCCTACGCCGTGATCGAGAGCCTGAAGCAGTTCGGCGTGCAGGCGAGCGACATGAAGGTCTTCGACGTGGTCCGCAAGTTCCCCGACTACTGGCGCAACCGGTGGAGTTCGGACGTGCAGTACGTCAACAACGTGGGCGTGGACTGGGACGGCAACGCCACGGTCTACTTCCCCGCCATCGACACCTCGCACCGCTTCCCCAGCGTGCTGAGCCAGTGCGACCACCTGATCGTGCTGGGCCTGCAGAAGGGGCACAAGGGGTACATCACCGGCAGCATGAAGAACCACTTCGGGAGCCAGGAGCTGCCGGCGGATCTGCACATCTCGCGCTACGACAACATCTGCACGCTGGCCAACTCGCCCTTCGTCAAGGGCAAGACCCGCCTGATCGTGGTCGAGGCCGCGTTCATGACCTGGGACCACGAGGGGCATCCCTTCGAGGAGACCTACGCCACGGACCTCTTCCCCGTGGGCGTCAGCGGGCACAGCAGCCCCAACTTCATGATGTTCGGCACGAACATGGTGGTGATCGACAGCCTGCTCGGCGACATCCAGAACCACGAGCGCGCGGCGCGTGGCGAGGTGCAGTGGTCGAACGACTACATCGACATGGCCGCCGCGGCGCCCTACAACATCGGGCCGCGCGAGGAGGGCACGATCGTGTCCAACGCGTCGGGCTGGAGCGCCGTCGACCTGCGCTACAACACCTACGACTACGTGAGCTTCAGCCTGCCGCCGGTCACCCGCAAGGAGATCGACGCGCTGAACCTGCGGCTGCGCGCCGGGAGCATCCACTGGAGTCAGCTCCAGCACCTGGTGGAGCGCTACAACGCGCAGCTCTAA
- a CDS encoding alpha/beta fold hydrolase, which produces METFAFLPVAGEKIFTITHRPETRRHPAGVLMLHAFAEEKLWTQRASALLARALADAGLPVLRFDHRGHGDSDREHHEMTLDSMLEDLDAAAAAFRTAEGVEELHLFGFRLGGALALARAAELGASSVALVNPVADGGDFLMKTLRSNLTTQMGIYGEVRKDRDTLLAEMRETGFLNIDGYHLSAACFDALSGLKAEDAAFAGPGLALSLVRREGAPADADTRAVFARLEGHAASRLETLVYPSIWGEQKVYATGDATLFDPLVAWFGGGWRGSDVS; this is translated from the coding sequence TTGGAGACCTTCGCCTTCCTCCCCGTCGCCGGGGAGAAGATCTTCACGATCACGCATCGGCCCGAGACACGCCGGCACCCCGCCGGCGTTCTCATGCTGCACGCCTTCGCCGAGGAGAAGCTCTGGACCCAGCGCGCGAGCGCGCTGCTGGCCCGGGCGCTCGCGGACGCGGGCCTGCCCGTGCTGCGCTTCGACCACCGCGGCCACGGCGACAGCGACCGCGAACACCACGAGATGACCCTGGACTCCATGCTGGAGGACCTGGACGCCGCCGCCGCGGCCTTCCGCACCGCCGAGGGCGTGGAGGAGCTGCACCTCTTCGGCTTCCGCCTGGGCGGCGCGCTGGCGCTGGCCCGCGCGGCCGAGCTCGGCGCCAGCTCGGTGGCGCTGGTGAATCCCGTGGCGGACGGCGGCGACTTCCTGATGAAGACCCTGCGCAGCAACCTCACCACGCAGATGGGCATCTACGGCGAAGTCCGCAAGGACCGCGACACGCTGCTGGCGGAGATGCGCGAGACGGGATTCCTCAACATCGACGGCTACCATCTCTCGGCCGCCTGCTTCGACGCACTCTCGGGCCTCAAGGCCGAGGACGCCGCCTTCGCCGGCCCCGGCCTCGCCCTCTCGCTGGTGCGCCGCGAGGGCGCGCCGGCCGACGCCGACACCCGCGCCGTCTTCGCGCGCCTGGAAGGCCACGCGGCCTCGCGCCTGGAGACGCTGGTCTACCCGTCCATCTGGGGCGAGCAGAAGGTCTACGCCACCGGCGACGCCACGCTCTTCGACCCGCTGGTGGCGTGGTTCGGCGGCGGTTGGCGGGGGAGCGACGTGAGCTGA